One Dethiobacter alkaliphilus AHT 1 DNA window includes the following coding sequences:
- a CDS encoding ABC transporter permease: MSSYILRRLFLAIPVLLGVSILVFSIVRLVPGEPARAMAGPNATPQFIAQIAEELHLNEPLHVQYGIYMRNLLQGDLGRSTYFRRPVATVLGEKFPNTLRLTITAMFVATVLGMSAGIVSATKRGSILDNASMLGSLIGVAAPVFWLGIMFQIFFSVRLGWFPSGGMEGWQSYVLPSLTLGMASAALISRITRSSMLEVLRSEFIVTARAKGLTERVVIFKHALKSAFIPVVTVMGLQFGTLLGGAVLTEIVFSWDGIGRLMVDAIQNRDYPLVQGAVLLLAVMFVLINISVDIVYAWLDPRISYSSREGE, translated from the coding sequence ATGAGTTCTTATATTTTAAGGCGCCTGTTTTTGGCTATCCCGGTTTTACTGGGAGTTTCTATCCTTGTTTTTTCTATTGTGCGTTTGGTACCCGGCGAACCGGCACGGGCCATGGCCGGTCCCAATGCCACACCGCAATTTATTGCGCAGATAGCAGAGGAGTTGCACCTTAATGAACCGCTGCATGTGCAGTATGGTATTTATATGAGAAATCTGCTGCAGGGGGACTTGGGCAGGTCCACCTATTTCCGTCGCCCTGTTGCTACGGTATTGGGAGAAAAGTTTCCTAATACATTACGACTGACGATAACAGCAATGTTTGTTGCAACCGTTTTGGGCATGAGTGCGGGTATTGTTTCCGCCACAAAGCGGGGTTCAATTCTTGACAATGCCAGTATGCTCGGCTCACTTATTGGGGTAGCTGCTCCGGTATTTTGGTTGGGCATAATGTTTCAAATATTTTTCTCAGTTCGTTTGGGATGGTTTCCTTCCGGAGGCATGGAGGGGTGGCAGTCGTATGTTTTGCCTTCCCTTACTTTGGGGATGGCCAGTGCGGCTCTGATTTCCCGCATTACCCGCTCCAGTATGCTAGAAGTGCTGCGTTCGGAGTTTATTGTTACCGCCCGGGCCAAGGGCTTAACCGAAAGGGTGGTTATCTTTAAGCATGCCTTAAAGAGTGCTTTCATTCCCGTTGTTACCGTAATGGGCCTGCAGTTCGGTACTCTTTTGGGTGGTGCGGTTTTAACAGAGATTGTTTTTTCCTGGGACGGCATTGGCCGCTTGATGGTAGATGCCATTCAGAACCGGGACTATCCGCTGGTACAGGGAGCGGTGCTGTTGTTGGCCGTTATGTTTGTGTTAATTAAT